In the genome of Aedes aegypti strain LVP_AGWG chromosome 2, AaegL5.0 Primary Assembly, whole genome shotgun sequence, the window AGGTGGCAACATAGCTGTCGTACTCTTCCTTCGATTTAGCCTCCAGTTCTTCGAGATCGGTCAGCTCGACACGGATTTGCTTCGACTGCTCCAGACACCGCACCTTGACTTCCAGGTATTCATTGGCCCGTTTGTCTTCCCAGCATGAGTactgaaattgaataaaaaaccgTAAAGGTAATCAGAGATAGAGGTATGATAAAGGAACACTAAGCcgagggttgctgtccggcattcttgcatcATGCCCTGCCCATTGTATCTTTCTACTTTTCGCCACCTTCTTGATACTGGGTCCACCGTAGAGTTAGCTGAGCACGAGCTTTCTTTCTTCGTACCACTCACTGTTCTCCTTCACCCAAATAAAGATCGTTCTAAGCAACTGGCGTTCTCAAATCCTATGTTTCACGTTAAGCTTCtgataaaactttttttctttctatCAAGCTCACCGCTTGCCGCTCGGCCcagtgacaatgggtctggggagtgagattgggtcaaaacggaaaaatatgatttatgaaatatttcagctaataacggtgatattactaaaattaataattcatatgttagggaacatattattacacataattcatcacaatatacatttttagaaatagtagtttttgtttactatatcaataaacttgtatgttgaaattagataaaacttacagcattaaatttctcctgtgcaaagtatcacgcatgtactttaacctctaccgttagataagtagaaggtttaaagtctttccattacacttcacacgtattttccggaacgtatttgatttttcaacacaaATTTTACTTTTTACGGTGCGATGtcttaaacatcaaaaatggggttgagattgggtcaagcaagaacgacagtaagtccgctttttgacattttacggtgccggtagttctctttttcattaatatgtgtttattctttctaaatacagcatctctgaaacatcaaactagtctacttgaggattccgtacattgaataacaatgcaacgcattttgacaacttcgcaatccagcaactgtgtttcgtgcgcagcaacatcgtaaaattttatcaaatggattgtttttttttttaatttaattatttatcagtgttttcatattatagaaacatctcctggaagtacaaatgagttggaacactgaaatatcgtgattatgacatcaacatctgcctgaaatgtattggtcgtggaatgtcgctccgaaattttactatttgcgaagaattaaaataatcactgttccagtacacctttggggaaactcaataggcttcatggcaatggggatgagactttgaagacaattcgaggggaaaaaatagaaaatttatgtaatctTGACGATGtatgttgtgtttacatattttttctcatagctcttcaattttttggtataatcgttcttttaagtgggtttatcatacttgtgaaacatcttagatatctttttatCTTGTTTCCagcgtatttcatcaatattcttcagctgtgaatggttttgcaaccatattatcaaaaacaagttatttcaattacagtgacccaatgtcaccccctctatggggtgagattgggtcatttttcattcacttgtggtgccgctgtgaataaatatttttctttaatgttttgaacagttgttaatgtaccatcaaagtacatacacaccaaatttgaagtttattggagttaaattgcaatagttattcaataaataattcgtacacatccctttttgacccattgtcacacCCAACGACGGTACCGTAAGGAGCTGTAATTCAGCACAGTTAAGGCCCTAATCCAATTGGAAAGTTTGGTTTGTTTCGTTTAAACATTTCAGGCGTATGCAATTAACACCTAcaattaagcataagcataatataagcatagatgaccgtacaattcgtagttgctactccgtgattgaccagaacaatcgaagttgcacagggaattaatgaatggggcttgggattagcttaccattcttcaatgtgcacaaatcgagagctcgaatttaaaagtcaataacggcgccggccacgtccttacggtcatcggggaagggaaggaatgttagtgtgactaccgttgttactagagaccgagatcacctctgcatctccacggttgtcatggagaggatattgggttagtgggataaggtaaagatctgggagtcaccaatgtttggtgatgcgagccatgatataatcacgcctaaccggattcgcgaaataattcgataatcgcattaaacgccgaacaagtgttcgtcactcgcccacgcaagagcaagcgacgcgatcaatagagcaaacactactagcgatccgcggcgctttttcatttctctgagcgaacgacgcgcgacaagtttgatcctgcccccatcgcccgcccccgcaggagcaagcgtcaaggtcgaaggatcaaacactacttacgaaccgatcactttttcaccgcttcactaccgacgcgcgacatatttgatcctgccctcatcacccgctcccgcaggagccagcgtcaaggtggaaggatcaaacactactaacgaaccgatcactttttcaccgcttcactaccgacgcgcgacatttttgatcctgccctcatcacccgccccagcaggagcaagtgtcaaggtcgaaggatcaaacactactctattcaaaagatgtttttattaatgacgaaaactgaaaattacatgtatatattttaaattatatgaaacaggaataatgccgacacttgtagtgacgaactatacatagtttgtttgaaaattacatatgagtattacgttgcattttgtctcgatatggtacaagttttaaaaaatacgtcaacattcacaatgtcgaacaattcaaaagataatttttaataacgtataaaagagacaaatatatgtatattgaaattgtataagaaaaaaacataatgccgacacttatagtgacgaaccatacaaagtttgttttaaaattacttaaaagttacgctttcaagaaaatatgtgttatcacaagaatgaaacgaactcaccagttggtaatccatcctcgactgaacacaaaactgatactgacagcaaaacttcttggcgtcccgaaaacaaaccgtcttgcttgtgccttccaaatacctacccagcaagacgctccaaaacagaaaaaaaaatcttaggagccgaaaacacgcgcgaaaccgtgagccaaatctatcggacgacgcaaaaccgaactgtcctgcttgggcttcacgaagcactacccagcaggacgcttggaaacaggaaaaaaaaaaaaaattccggcgacgaaaacatgcgcgaaaccgtgagccaaatctatcggacgacgcaaaaccgaactgtcctgcttgggcttcacgaagcactacccagcaagacgcttgaaaacaggaaaaaaaaatctccggcgacgaaaacatgcgcgaaaccgtgagccaaatttatcggacgacgcaaaaccgaactgtcctgcttgggcttcacgaagcactacccagcaagacgcttgaaaacaggaaaaaaaaaaaaaaatctccggcgacgaaaacatgcgcgaaaccgtgagccaaatttatcggacgacgcaaaactgaactgtcctgcttgggcttcacgaagcactacccagcaagacgcttgaaaacaggaaaaaaaaaaactccggcgacgaaaacatgcgcgaaaccgtgagccaaatctatcggacgacgcaaaaccgagctgtcctgcttgggcttcacgaagcactacccagcaagacgcttgaaaacaggaaaaaaaaaaatctccggcgacgaaaacatgcgcgaaaccgtgagccaaatttatcggacgacgcaaaactgaactgtcctgcttgggcttcacgaagcactacccagcaagacgcttgaaaacaggaaaaaaaaaaaaaaatctccggcgacgaaaacatgcgcgaaaccgtgagccaaatttatcggacgacgcaaaactgaactgtcctgcttgggctttacgaagcactacccagcaagacgcttgaaaacaggaaaaaaaaaatctccggcgacgaaaacatgcgcgaaaccgtgagccaaatttatcggacgacgcaaaactgaactgtcctgcttgggctttacgaagcactacccagcaagacgcttgaaaacaggaaaaaaaaaaatctccggcgacgaaaacatgcgcgaaaccgtgagccaaatctatcggacgacgcaaaaccgagctgtcctgcttgggcttcacgaagcactacccagcaagacgcttgaaaacaggaaaaaaaaaaatctccggcgacgaaaacatgcgcgaaaccgtgagccaaatttatcggacgacgcaaaactgaactgtcctgcttgggcttcacgaagcactacccagcaagacgcttgaaaacaggaaaaaaaaaaaaaaaaaatctccggcgacgaaaacatgcgcgaaaccgtgagccaaatttatcggacgacgcaaaactgaactgtcctgcttgggctttacgaagcactacccagcaagacgcttgaaaacaggaaaaaaaaaaaatctccggcgacgaaaacatgcgcgaaaccgtgagccaaatttatcggacgacgcaaaaccgaactgtcctgcttgggcttcacgaagcactacccagcaagacgcttgaaaacaggaaaaaaaaaatctccggcgacgaaaacatgcgcgaaaccgtgagccaaatttatcggacgacgcaaaactgaactgtcctgcttgggctttacgaagcactacccagcaagacgcttgaaaacaggaaaaaaaaaatctccggcgacgaaaacatgcgcgaaaccgtgagccaaatttatcggacgacgcaaaactgaactgtcctgcttgggctttacgaagcactacccagcaagacgcttgaaaacaggaaaaaaaaaatctccggcgacgaaaacatgcgcgaaaccgtgagccaaatttatcggacgacgcaaaactgaactgtcctgcttgggcttcacgaagcactctatgCAATTAACACCTACAATTACATAAAAACTTACCACCATCGATGAGTTGAATTGCGGTGTCTCGGATTGCACTGTTTTATCCCGGAGATACTTCTGCAGCAGGCTTGATCCATCTCGCCGCCACAGGCACAGCTGAGCATTGTTGACGATCCCATCCTTTAGGTCGCCCTTGAACATGAACAGATTCAGATAGCCGCACTTGTCCGGGAAGCTCTTGACCGGCGTCACTATCTTACGCTGGAGTGGCTGAGGTTTAGGCGTCGGGGAAGCTGCAGTTGTGGAGTTGCCAAACATCGACGTGGTCGGTTCGGACTTCAGGACTACCGTTTCCGTCGGTTGAGGAGCATCGGAAGCACTTTGATAAGCGTCGGCAGAAACGTTCGAATCGGTCGATTTCTTGGCCTAGAACACGAGAATAGATTGTAACATTTTCTCACAAAATTGCTATTGTCACTACTGGTAGAGAGACAATAGTGACTTAAaagaccattttggttgaatgatgaatgaatgaatgaatagaGAATTCACCGAATTTCGAATAGTGGTCAAGTCTCTAAGAAGagatctgctaccagccctataATTGcgtttaaccttcgggctgtcgcgctgttgtactttgtacaacagttgtgatttatatgctatcattttgcaacaaagatatctatcgacaccaaaccaaaatgtattcctcaagaatcttcttaagaacaatactcgacagtttttatttacagtatggccctttataatacgataaaatcaacaaatgtacatggaagtcgcataataatgaacgcgcTATGTACGcttcgaggaaaccacagtttcCGTCATATCTTAAAattccagataatatagaagcttggggtctttagtaaagttgttctggaggtgaagcgctatctgatgataccttatttaattcggaatttgaccgctaggtggcactagtgagcatggaagttttacttttgttttgcaaatatttcaggatcctgaccatttagaaggatgtcatcttcggcaaagttgtttagtaagttaaggactatcattgttcaagctagttgattcaacatttttccattaggcggcgctagtgagcatgaatcttttgtttgcagatatctcaggagcctgactttcaagccaccaggcggcgctagtgagcatgattttttttgttttgcggatactgcaggatctcgactttttagacaggcatcttcggcaaagttgtttagaagctcagggactatcattattttgcaaaatctcgaacttaaAGGATTaaagaaagaaagaatttgagctactgaacaactctgacgaagacaccatctttctaagtgatcaggttcctgagatatttgcgaaacaaatgctcacaagcgccgcctagtggcaaaattttaaatcaactagcttaaaaaatgatagtccttgagttaccgaacaactttgccgaagacgtcatctttctatgtggtcaggatcatgagttttgagaaacaaaagtttcatgctcactagcgccgcctagtggcaaaatcccgaagtTCTTGGCTACAATAATAatagcccttaagctactgaacaatttttccgaagacatcatctttctaagtggtcagactcctgggatattcgcaaaaccaagagtgttgtacaaagtactcgcgactactcgcgttacaaaaaatcgcgcgacgaccgaaaggttaatatCTCACCGTTTTCCTGGGTTTCTTCGCGGGCGTGGGCTCCGGTTCCGGTTCCGATTCGTCACTGAGATCTTCCTCGCTGCTGGACTGCTTCTTGGCCTTTCGGCTTGGTTTACGGCCCCGTTTGGTACCACTTCCGTTCTTGCTTCCTCCGACAGACTTTCTTCCCCGGCCAGAGGTTTTAATTTTCTTAGGTTTCTAAAACAGAAAAATGCTATGTATGAATCATATTACAGTATGTTTTATTTTGCTGATTTCATAAGCTTTTTGAAAAGTGTCTAGAGTCTAGACTGTTAAATTTAGCCATATGGTTTGTTCAGAGAAGTTTTTTAGTATAATAAAGCGCATCTTTTGAGGCAAGAATTTttgtgattaatccacctagcagtgagttaaaccatatttttcataacatttgAGATGAacgtatatttttttacaaagttgTGGAAATAGCAACTTAAAACAACTGTTACATGATATAGATTCGAAGTAATATAATATATGACCCCTTGGAACCATATTTTAGACCGTAGCCATTGAAAGTATCATGTATTATTAGGCGTTCCAATGGAAATATTTCCTTGCGTGAGTTGATGTGTCGCATGGTATGATTTCTAAGTAATACGAACTCTTGGTACCACAGTCCGGAACATGAATGATATCAACATAAATGTCTAACCTCAGGAACAGGTCTATGCTGCGACTGCCGTTACAGCGGACAAACTACAGCACTCATGGTGTTATCAATGGCATGCAGCGAATATTTAACAGAGTTGCCACTTTGTTTGACTTCATTTTGTTCCGCCATTAATTTGTTAAAAGTGTAAAAAAAACGTATACTATTAGGTTTTAAGTTTTATCATTGGGGCTTTATGTAGCccgataataataataacgtaTTCGTTGCCGGTGCTCTCagcgtcattcaggtgttcgttgaagtgctgcttccacctttcgatcacctcacgttcgtccatcAAAAtgatcccatccttatccctgcacatctcggctcgcggcacgaagccattTCGGGATGCGCTGAGCTTCTGATCCGGAACCGGATCCAATGTAGCCATTGAAAgtaaaaaatgttatttggTGTTCCATTGAAAATATATCACTGCTGTAACCTCCCAAAACTATTACATTTATCTTTTGTAAATAATCGctgtaaatagtttttttctttgcccattattattattattcttattgttTCTATCCttactattattgtttttcttcttGCTATGCTTATTATTACTATATTTATAATTATGGCTACttataaattatgaatttaaaattgaaatatataaaatagaatttacattgaaattaagaaaaaaatatatatcgaaTGAACTCCCacttgaacatccctatcccgATTCCCATAACGCCGACTACACAACGATGCTACCAGCCACAACTGTCATCGACGTTGGTAGCCGTTCGACACaagctgtgatgttaaagtcaccaaaataggccaggagaagtggatgaacttgtcattcatttttctgtcaaatctcatacaaaatctactttttctttgacagaaattcactctaggtgaaccacttcccctggcctatagctttggtgagcgaatttgacggatagcgccgacaatttttgtcgcataggattcatcgaatgtagcgcggttgttgcaccatggccagattcatttcccgagcgcgtgcacggaaagaaataacaattgtgatttaaaaaaaacagtagcggaaaatcaactgatgatcattgtcgttctactattatcaaacattttaataaaaataaaatgcttttagaagtgcgcagcaatgctaaatcggtctgatgtattctgcgcagttcatatgtattttccacacgttctcctataattgtttttaatccacttcgataccgtcaatccgcccccaaactggatggcgtacactcagcttaaggtgattataaaacgaagccaaacaagggcacaagactggagaatctgacaacagtttgcgttgaaaaccaatcaatctgattgcttgctggtggtgactaatgggataaattttcaacggtgagagctgtttggttcttaagtcttgtgcttttgaaaatttgaggtgtggctttgttctataatcaccttaacgctatttataattaagtattgagttgtaaatattagtatatattagttgtgttgctagaggacatcttgaaaattcactgagattctttcagaaacccttctgaaattattatatgtagttatttctttgatcgctctgatttttccaataacctccttgggacttcctattggactatcccagaaacccatcttgggttattatggaaatcctttcaggattctgctgtaaaattctggaattctgccgtaaaattctggaattctgccgaaaatgatttaatgattgctttccagtgtaatggaatctatttaGTTAGTTAGTTGTCTTTATTTGAGACGCTTTAACTGGTTAAGTCGTTCGCGTCTTGAGATTGATTTTGCTTGGTTACATACAATTCATTCTATCTTAATTACAATTCATTTTATCTTGataaaaattagatttttttaaacaaaccaGATTCTTTAAGAAATAGCAGTAAATTTTCTTCAACAACTGGGTCGTTGTCGAGAATTTGTCCAATTGATAACTCCAGGTGATACCTTTTTCGTAGGTCATCATATACAGGGCAGTTTACTAGTacgtgttccacagtgttcGTTCTAGCACCACATTCGCATCTGTCTTCTCTGCTTCCGCCACACACATGTGGATGAGAAAATCTGCAATGTCCCacgcaggcgttgcagaattcgctctcatttgagaatgaagcacgatcaaagcaagcaaagaaaaacatcccatctgttgcggtccacgatcgtcattgtatcgcaaggtgtaacaagtctgataaatggaagcagcgagcgagagccccaacgagagagcgatgataaaatcaatttttctcgcttgtttaccgttggggataggtgtttttctttactggcacgataaacaatccacaaacttccaataacaacagtgtcccccaggcttggagcatgtttagaggggttttatcatgcactactatccccccaatctgatcaaacttgtagcagtatacgataaacagtctctcataatgtgcagcatgttatgatagttacagagagcgatacgtgagagattctctcaattttctcaggattcaatccctggtcccACGCGTAATCTTGAAAGATTAATTTGGTGTTTCCGATTCGATTGATCGTTCCATTTTTTTGTTGAACTTTTTATCTTCCTTAAGAACGCATTTCGTTCAACATTCCATCTTGCAGCAAAAGTGTCATCTATTGATGATTTAATGTAGTGCTTTATGTCATCTCCTGGTGTTTTGATTCGTAAGCGCCTTGCAGTACAACCCCGCCCAGCTAAAATATCCGCTTTAACATTTCCAGATATTCCACTGTGCCCTGGTACCCAGCAAAATACAATGTTTCCTGAGTTGAACTCCTCCAGTGATTGTACACAGGGATGTTTTGATCTAGGATTTTCCAACGCCGTTAACACGCTTGCTGAATCCgtaaaaataactgattttccaCTCAGTCTACACGCCATTTTGGCTGCAAGATTAAGGGCAACTGCTTCTGCGGAAAATACAGACATTTGATCTGGAAGACGGTAGTTTATTTCTTCAGTGGAGCTGTATATTCCAATGCCAACTTTGTTATCTCTGCGAGAACCGTCGGTGTATATTTGATGGTATCCTTGATACTTTTCGTGGATGGTACTCTGGAAGACTGCTTTCGCTTTGGCCGGCGCTTCGCCAGCTCGAATCGCTTTTTTGATGGTCCAGTCAATCGGTGGAGCAGGTACATCCCATCTTCTGTCTCCGACTCGACAAAGTTGGGACACAGGCGGAAATGTAGCATTAGTTAGTCGGTGATTAGATTTTGAGCACTTGTTAGCAATTCTTTGAATTTGTTTAGGCCAGCCTTCTCCGCTAGACGAACTGCTCTAGTAGCGATAGCTGTTGCTATCGTGAGGTCAAAGGGAAGATGTCCGGCTTCAACACAGCTAGATAGTGTAGGGGAACATGGAAGGAGTCCAGATGTCATTCGAATCGAAGAATTATATACTGGGCCGAGAATTTGAATCAAGTTTTCGAAACCAGAATAAGTAATCTCGATGCCATATAACAATTTGCTGCAGATAAGTGCATTTGCAACACGTTGTAGTACATGACGGTTACTACAGGTGTGTCTGCTGCTAATCGTTTTTACCAGCTGAACTCGACTCTTCACTTCTTGTTTTATTCTTTGGAAGTGCTGGCAGAAATTTAGATTGCGATCTAGTGACACTCCAAT includes:
- the LOC5571138 gene encoding uncharacterized protein LOC5571138, yielding MRSRTELVTHQLEGSEFEDESDFEDSEEDWRPAKGEQKPKKIKTSGRGRKSVGGSKNGSGTKRGRKPSRKAKKQSSSEEDLSDESEPEPEPTPAKKPRKTAKKSTDSNVSADAYQSASDAPQPTETVVLKSEPTTSMFGNSTTAASPTPKPQPLQRKIVTPVKSFPDKCGYLNLFMFKGDLKDGIVNNAQLCLWRRDGSSLLQKYLRDKTVQSETPQFNSSMVYSCWEDKRANEYLEVKVRCLEQSKQIRVELTDLEELEAKSKEEYDSYVATYGTPVPRSGVTQQDDDDDEDCDEDELMDGAGGEEDGEDFDEDGEAEDVAQEE